A single genomic interval of Mustela nigripes isolate SB6536 chromosome 7, MUSNIG.SB6536, whole genome shotgun sequence harbors:
- the LOC132021612 gene encoding high mobility group protein B3-like, translating to MKNPEVPVNFAEFSKMCSKRKTMSGKEKSKFDEMAKTDKVCYDREMKDYGPAKGSKEEDPNIPKRLSGFFLFCSEFCPKIKSTNPGISNGDVAKLGEMWNTLSDTEKQPYNGKAEKLKKYEKDVADCKSKGKLDGAKDPNTQQSCPEGSRRGR from the coding sequence ATGAAAAATCCAGAGGTCCCTGTCAATTTTGCAGAATTTTCCAAGATGTGCTCTAAGAGGAAGACAATGTCTGGGAAAGAGAAGTCTAAATTTGATGAAATGGCAAAGACAGATAAAGTGTGTTATGATCGGGAAATGAAGGATTATGGACCAGCTAAGGGCAGCAAGGAGGAGGACCCTAATATCCCCAAAAGGCTATCTGGATTCTTCCTGTTCTGTTCAGAATTCTGCCCCAAGATCAAATCTACAAACCCTGGTATCTCTAATGGAGATGTGGCAAAGCTGGGTGAGATGTGGAATACCTTAAGTGACACTGAAAAGCAACCTTACAACGGTAAGGCAGAGAAGCTTAAGAAGTATGAGAAGGATGTCGCTGACTGTAAGTCTAAAGGAAAGCTTGACGGTGCAAAGGATCCCAATACCCAACAAAGTTGCCCGGaaggaagtagaagaggaagatga
- the CRIPT gene encoding cysteine-rich PDZ-binding protein, whose translation MVCEKCEKKLGTVITPDTWKDGARNTTESGGRKLNENKALTSKKARFDPYGKNKFSTCRICKSSVHQPGSHYCQGCAYKKGICAMCGKKVLDTKNYKQTSV comes from the exons ATGGTGTGCGAAAAAT GTGAAAAGAAACTTGGTACTGTTATCACtccagacacatggaaagatggtGCAAGGAATACCACAG AAAGTGGTGGAAGAAAgctgaatgaaaataaagcttTGACTTCAAAAAAAGCAAG ATTCGATCCATATGGAAAGAATAAGTTCTCCACTTGCAGGATTTGTAAAAGTTCTGTGCATCAACCAGGTTCTCATTATTGCCAGGGCTGTGCCTACAAAAAGG gcaTCTGCGCAATGTGTGGAAAAAAGGTTTTGGATACCAAAAACTACAAGCAAACGTCTGTGTAG